A stretch of Pirellulales bacterium DNA encodes these proteins:
- the purE gene encoding 5-(carboxyamino)imidazole ribonucleotide mutase — translation MGTSEKPLVGIIMGSKSDWEVMRAASETLTRLGVPHESRVMSAHRTPDLVSDYVSHAEANGVEVLIAAAGGAAHLAGVTAAHTLLPVLGVPMESAALKGLDSLLSTVQMPAGIPVGTLAIGKAGATNAALLAVAILAGKQPELREKLRRYRAEAAEKIRNEKLE, via the coding sequence ATGGGCACTTCGGAAAAACCGCTGGTGGGCATTATCATGGGGAGCAAATCGGATTGGGAGGTGATGCGCGCCGCTTCCGAAACGCTCACCCGGCTCGGCGTGCCGCACGAAAGCCGCGTGATGTCGGCTCATCGCACGCCCGATCTGGTCAGCGACTACGTGTCCCACGCCGAAGCGAACGGTGTGGAAGTGCTGATTGCTGCCGCAGGCGGCGCAGCGCACCTGGCCGGCGTGACCGCTGCCCACACGTTGCTGCCGGTATTGGGCGTGCCGATGGAAAGCGCGGCGCTGAAAGGGCTTGATTCGCTGCTGTCCACCGTGCAAATGCCCGCCGGAATTCCTGTGGGTACGCTGGCCATTGGCAAGGCTGGAGCGACGAATGCCGCCCTCTTGGCAGTGGCGATTCTGGCCGGCAAGCAGCCGGAACTGCGGGAAAAACTCCGCCGCTACCGGGCCGAGGCCGCTGAAAAAATTCGCAACGAAAAGTTGGAGTAA
- a CDS encoding C-terminal binding protein, producing MSRFLVAITDFITGSLAPEEKILGDIADIVALNGFHENEIVDRLENADAMMVWHNLSITRPTLERLKHCKLIVRCGVGIDNVDYKFARTRGITMCNVPDYGTEDVADSAIGMALSLTRGIHRQNSQLRAGLGEWLYTQAAPLQRLRGKVFAIVGFGRIGTAVALRAKALGMDVVFYDPFLPDGNDKSIGVRRAETLEELLRQAYIVSLHCPLNDESRHCINAQSLAWLPQGSYLVNTSRGAVVDTSAIPSAIASGHLAGAALDVLPQEPPAEDDPVIRAWRDPKHPAHHRLIVNPHAAFYTEQGFNDMRTKGAAAIRLALTGQRLRNVVN from the coding sequence ATGTCACGCTTTCTCGTCGCCATCACCGATTTCATCACGGGCTCGCTCGCGCCCGAAGAAAAAATCCTGGGCGATATTGCCGACATCGTCGCCCTTAACGGATTTCACGAGAACGAAATTGTCGACCGCCTGGAAAACGCCGACGCCATGATGGTCTGGCACAATCTCTCGATCACGCGCCCGACTTTGGAGCGATTGAAACACTGCAAATTGATCGTCCGCTGCGGCGTCGGCATCGACAACGTGGACTACAAGTTCGCTCGCACCCGCGGCATTACCATGTGCAACGTGCCTGACTACGGCACCGAAGACGTGGCCGACAGCGCCATCGGCATGGCCCTATCGCTCACCCGGGGCATTCATCGCCAAAACTCTCAATTGCGTGCCGGCTTAGGCGAGTGGCTCTACACCCAGGCGGCGCCCCTGCAACGGCTCCGCGGAAAAGTGTTCGCGATTGTCGGCTTTGGCCGCATTGGCACCGCCGTGGCCCTGCGGGCCAAAGCCTTGGGTATGGACGTGGTGTTTTACGATCCGTTTTTGCCCGACGGCAACGATAAATCGATCGGCGTGCGCCGGGCCGAAACGCTGGAGGAACTGTTGCGGCAAGCGTACATCGTCAGCTTGCACTGCCCGCTGAACGACGAATCGCGGCATTGCATCAACGCCCAATCGCTGGCGTGGTTGCCGCAGGGTTCATATTTGGTGAACACTTCGCGCGGGGCGGTGGTCGATACGTCGGCCATTCCCTCCGCCATCGCCAGCGGACATTTGGCCGGTGCGGCGCTGGATGTGTTGCCGCAGGAGCCCCCCGCCGAAGATGATCCCGTCATCCGCGCCTGGCGCGATCCTAAGCATCCGGCCCATCATCGGCTGATCGTGAATCCGCACGCGGCCTTTTATACCGAGCAGGGTTTTAACGACATGCGCACCAAAGGCGCCGCGGCCATTCGCCTGGCCCTGACCGGCCAGCGCCTGCGAAACGTGGTGAATTGA
- a CDS encoding M56 family metallopeptidase produces MNSWIESLNASAAAWAPWLWRICWQGALVIAVAWLITLLLRNRSARLRSWIWRLAYVKLLVLLVWTNPVNLPLLPAAGSGQGPVVSDQQHQVATDDDPSSHKAATDGRAALPIDVANRLQLNDEPSSSRNLSSTATAVIATNTVQPTIPAARLTLSSCLLLAWLLGLALIVGRLAWETWLVLRLRRSARTVHSPQLEALLDQVRQQLSLRCTVQLAESAFAQGPLLVKFFKPCVIFPSGMLKTSPSPLTGEGRGEGDEPAVEPLTLDEIRLILAHELAHLKRHDLAWNALAAISHVLLYFHPAVWLASRRSRQEQELSCDELVVLQMQVAAIDYGLTLIKIVQQIRPTFRTGLVAVGMSGSFKTLSRRIEAMKHIEIFSRRQMLLASFIMATLGVIAIVPWRLTQADPGAPGSSSTSDASPHKAATAGRAEVLQDTANRLRLSDWSQATPAGKSPAEPSSGAPESAGMADPFSGGPGGGAPGAVGAAGMAPNPPNALSEEALAKIKNQLVGRWRNTAGKELEFLKDGGFEDLGAKVRIFEVSDSQNGQRHWVTKYHRGRGHWTIGPDGSLQIIYDEQNVWNADFGLSNVQGLETPSTYIYEIVRLDDSFLRLRNNQSKDTLFFHRVDEKSEAEQLADVPAELRPLLAVAQFTPDEAKQLLSLFEAQQIDPAALKTIGRVLQAYRHQIDLKDLFGMTPDEANAFKELLSESNYRLDAHDLFKLADAGQLSPVEQSGIAKLKAVDAAFDAMVDPNKLGFDIPLGNALMELQFLRGRLDRAGGVRRTMGRNPELTDSQRAALIKLLKTVEELDEWLQYAVFQAQ; encoded by the coding sequence ATGAACTCCTGGATTGAATCGCTGAATGCCTCCGCCGCCGCTTGGGCACCGTGGCTGTGGCGAATTTGCTGGCAAGGCGCGCTGGTGATTGCCGTCGCCTGGCTCATCACGCTCCTGTTGCGAAACCGTTCGGCCCGCTTGCGTTCCTGGATTTGGCGCTTGGCGTATGTGAAGCTACTGGTGCTGCTGGTGTGGACGAACCCTGTGAATTTGCCTCTGTTGCCGGCGGCTGGCAGTGGTCAGGGGCCAGTGGTCAGTGATCAGCAGCATCAGGTCGCGACTGATGATGATCCATCGTCACATAAAGCCGCGACCGATGGTCGCGCCGCACTGCCAATCGACGTCGCCAACCGCTTGCAGCTTAACGATGAACCGTCGTCTAGCCGCAATTTGTCGTCGACGGCCACTGCTGTAATTGCCACCAACACTGTCCAACCCACCATTCCCGCCGCGCGATTAACCCTCTCGTCATGTCTCTTGCTCGCTTGGCTTTTGGGCCTGGCATTGATTGTCGGCCGGTTGGCCTGGGAAACCTGGCTCGTTCTGCGGCTGCGCCGATCGGCTCGTACAGTGCATTCACCGCAATTGGAAGCACTCCTCGACCAAGTTCGCCAGCAATTGAGTTTGCGCTGCACGGTGCAGCTCGCCGAAAGCGCCTTCGCCCAAGGGCCACTACTCGTGAAATTTTTCAAGCCCTGCGTCATTTTCCCCTCGGGCATGCTGAAAACTTCTCCCTCTCCCTTGACGGGAGAGGGTCGGGGTGAAGGTGATGAACCCGCTGTGGAACCTCTTACCCTCGACGAAATCCGCCTCATCCTCGCCCACGAACTAGCTCATCTCAAACGACACGACCTCGCCTGGAACGCGCTGGCCGCCATTTCGCACGTGCTCCTCTATTTTCATCCGGCCGTGTGGCTAGCCAGTCGCCGCTCGCGGCAGGAACAGGAATTATCCTGCGACGAGCTGGTCGTGCTGCAAATGCAAGTTGCCGCCATCGATTATGGCCTGACCCTTATCAAAATCGTTCAGCAAATCCGACCCACGTTCCGCACCGGTTTGGTGGCCGTGGGCATGTCCGGCTCGTTCAAAACTCTTTCACGGAGAATCGAGGCCATGAAACACATCGAAATATTTTCCCGTCGCCAAATGCTGCTGGCCAGTTTCATCATGGCCACGCTCGGTGTAATTGCAATAGTCCCTTGGCGGCTTACCCAAGCCGATCCCGGCGCGCCGGGATCGTCGTCAACCAGTGATGCATCCCCTCATAAAGCCGCGACCGCTGGTCGCGCTGAAGTGCTACAGGACACTGCCAACCGCCTGCGGCTTAGCGACTGGTCGCAAGCCACACCTGCGGGCAAGTCGCCCGCCGAGCCGTCGTCCGGCGCGCCCGAATCAGCCGGCATGGCTGACCCGTTCTCCGGCGGCCCCGGCGGCGGCGCGCCCGGAGCGGTTGGAGCGGCCGGAATGGCTCCCAACCCGCCAAATGCGCTATCCGAGGAAGCATTGGCGAAAATCAAGAATCAGCTTGTCGGCCGCTGGCGAAATACCGCCGGCAAAGAGCTTGAATTTCTCAAGGACGGAGGCTTTGAAGATTTGGGCGCGAAAGTACGCATTTTCGAGGTCAGCGACTCTCAAAACGGCCAACGGCATTGGGTCACCAAGTATCATCGTGGCCGGGGCCATTGGACCATCGGCCCCGACGGCTCGCTGCAAATCATTTACGACGAGCAAAATGTCTGGAACGCCGATTTTGGGCTGAGCAATGTCCAGGGCTTGGAAACACCGTCAACGTACATTTACGAAATTGTCCGCCTCGATGACTCGTTCCTTCGCCTCAGAAATAATCAAAGCAAGGATACTCTGTTTTTCCATCGTGTCGACGAGAAATCGGAAGCAGAGCAGCTAGCCGATGTGCCGGCGGAATTACGCCCACTGTTGGCCGTGGCCCAATTCACTCCCGACGAAGCCAAGCAATTGTTGTCACTGTTCGAGGCCCAGCAAATCGATCCCGCCGCGCTGAAGACCATTGGCCGGGTGCTGCAGGCCTATCGTCACCAAATCGATCTCAAAGATCTTTTCGGCATGACCCCCGACGAAGCGAACGCATTCAAAGAATTGTTAAGCGAGTCGAACTACCGACTCGACGCGCACGACCTGTTCAAGCTGGCCGATGCCGGGCAGCTTTCGCCTGTGGAACAAAGCGGCATTGCCAAACTGAAAGCCGTCGACGCCGCCTTCGACGCGATGGTCGATCCGAATAAACTAGGTTTTGACATACCACTCGGAAACGCGCTCATGGAATTACAATTCCTACGAGGCCGACTCGATCGCGCCGGCGGTGTCCGAAGAACAATGGGCCGAAACCCTGAGTTAACCGACTCCCAGCGAGCCGCTTTGATCAAACTGCTAAAAACCGTGGAAGAATTGGACGAATGGCTGCAATATGCCGTGTTCCAAGCACAGTAA
- a CDS encoding TIGR01777 family oxidoreductase yields the protein MRALLTGATGFIGQHLLKRLDRPVVLSRNADKARQALAKFNVQTYSWNPLAGPPPLEAFEGVDAVFHLAGESVASGRWTAEKKRLIRESRELGTRHFVQTLQQLKNRPRVLVSASATGWYGDRGDEVLEESAPPADDFLGEVCVAWEREAQKATELGVRVACIRTGIALGLDGGALKQLLPPFRFGLGGPLGSGKQWMPWIHVGDLAALFLHAAERSAVTGPINAAAPNAVTNKQFTKALGAAVHRPAILPVPYYALRLALGEFAQVLFDSQRVIPRAAQASGFQFSYPEIGPALDAIVSVA from the coding sequence ATGCGTGCATTACTCACCGGCGCCACGGGGTTCATCGGGCAGCATTTGCTGAAGCGGTTGGATCGTCCCGTGGTGTTAAGCCGCAATGCCGACAAGGCGCGGCAAGCGCTGGCGAAGTTCAACGTGCAGACGTATTCGTGGAATCCGTTGGCGGGGCCGCCTCCGCTGGAGGCGTTTGAAGGAGTCGATGCGGTGTTTCATTTGGCGGGCGAATCGGTGGCCAGCGGGCGCTGGACCGCAGAGAAAAAAAGGCTGATTCGAGAAAGCCGTGAATTGGGAACGCGCCACTTCGTGCAAACGCTGCAGCAATTGAAGAACCGGCCGCGGGTGTTGGTTTCGGCCTCGGCCACGGGTTGGTATGGCGATCGGGGGGACGAAGTATTGGAGGAATCGGCTCCGCCGGCCGACGATTTTCTTGGGGAAGTGTGCGTCGCCTGGGAGCGCGAGGCCCAGAAGGCGACAGAGTTGGGCGTGCGCGTGGCTTGCATTCGCACCGGCATTGCCTTGGGGTTGGACGGAGGCGCGCTGAAGCAATTGCTGCCGCCGTTTCGTTTCGGGTTGGGGGGCCCGTTGGGCAGCGGCAAACAATGGATGCCCTGGATTCACGTGGGCGATTTGGCGGCCTTGTTCCTGCACGCGGCGGAACGGTCCGCCGTTACAGGCCCGATCAATGCCGCGGCGCCCAACGCAGTGACTAACAAGCAGTTCACCAAAGCGCTGGGGGCGGCTGTGCATCGACCGGCGATTTTGCCTGTCCCTTATTACGCGCTGCGGCTGGCGCTGGGCGAATTCGCGCAAGTGCTTTTCGATTCCCAGCGAGTGATTCCCCGTGCCGCGCAGGCCAGCGGATTCCAGTTTAGCTACCCGGAAATCGGTCCCGCACTCGATGCAATTGTTTCCGTCGCTTGA
- a CDS encoding lactonase family protein, with amino-acid sequence MRKTRYVFPHVSLASVILFVVCGMSSQAKPALAATIAAPTGTVRVYVGTYTGHGSDGIYQFDLDLATGKPTKPELAGEAVNPSFVALHPSGKFLYSVSEVSGDDGKKAGAINAFAIDPATGKLRLLNQQSSRGQGPCHVSVDHAGKFALTTNYNSGSVAVLPIDADGSLSPASAFDQHAGSGPNPKRQEGPHAHSANMDPTNQFAIVCDLGLDKIFVYRLGTDGSLTPNDPPTVSVAPGAGPRHFTFHPNGKIAYVINEMGSTITAFNWDAAKGTLSEIQTISTLPDGMVMPGNTTAEVQLTPDGKYLYGSNRGHDTIAMFAVDPATGKLTSLGEVPSGGKTPRNFAIDPTGTWLVAAHQNSKNICIFHIDPATGKLEPTGDQVEVANPVCVKFYTPAK; translated from the coding sequence ATGCGCAAAACTCGTTATGTATTCCCCCACGTTTCTCTGGCGTCTGTCATTTTGTTTGTCGTCTGCGGCATGAGTTCGCAGGCCAAGCCAGCGCTGGCTGCGACCATTGCCGCGCCCACCGGCACGGTGCGGGTATACGTGGGCACATACACCGGCCACGGGAGCGACGGCATTTATCAATTCGATCTTGACCTGGCGACTGGCAAACCGACGAAACCGGAACTGGCCGGCGAGGCGGTGAATCCGTCGTTTGTGGCGCTGCATCCGTCGGGCAAGTTTTTGTACTCGGTGAGCGAAGTGTCGGGCGACGACGGTAAAAAGGCGGGAGCGATCAACGCGTTTGCCATCGATCCGGCCACGGGGAAGCTAAGGCTCTTGAATCAACAGTCGTCGCGCGGGCAGGGGCCGTGCCATGTGTCGGTCGATCACGCGGGCAAGTTCGCGCTGACGACGAATTACAACAGCGGAAGCGTGGCGGTGCTGCCGATCGATGCCGACGGTTCGCTCAGCCCGGCCAGCGCTTTCGATCAGCACGCAGGTTCCGGGCCGAATCCGAAGCGGCAAGAAGGGCCGCACGCGCACTCGGCAAACATGGATCCCACGAATCAGTTTGCCATCGTGTGCGATTTGGGGCTCGATAAAATTTTCGTGTATCGTCTGGGGACCGACGGCTCGCTCACGCCGAACGATCCGCCCACCGTGTCGGTTGCGCCCGGAGCCGGGCCGCGGCATTTCACGTTTCATCCAAATGGCAAAATCGCCTACGTGATTAACGAGATGGGGTCCACCATCACAGCCTTTAATTGGGACGCCGCCAAAGGCACGCTTTCCGAAATTCAAACCATTAGCACGCTGCCCGACGGTATGGTTATGCCCGGCAACACCACGGCCGAAGTGCAACTGACGCCCGACGGCAAATACCTGTACGGCTCCAACCGCGGGCACGACACCATCGCCATGTTTGCCGTCGACCCGGCCACGGGCAAGCTAACGTCACTGGGCGAAGTGCCTAGCGGCGGAAAAACCCCGCGGAATTTCGCCATCGACCCCACGGGCACATGGCTGGTGGCGGCCCACCAAAACAGCAAAAACATTTGCATCTTCCACATCGACCCGGCCACCGGCAAACTAGAGCCGACGGGCGACCAGGTGGAAGTGGCCAATCCGGTGTGCGTGAAGTTTTACACACCGGCGAAGTGA
- the mscL gene encoding large-conductance mechanosensitive channel protein MscL — MALVNKLESFEPAKKVGGLLEEFKAFAFKGSMIDLAIGVIIGAAFGTIVKSLVDNIIMPVVSLAIPNATSYEDLKWILSTQMVDGKPVEKAIHYGRFLADLLNFIIVAFVVFIFLKKLMSWITRSKEQAAAAPPPPTKDQELLAEIRDLLKQRAT, encoded by the coding sequence ATGGCACTTGTAAACAAACTCGAATCGTTTGAACCGGCCAAAAAAGTGGGCGGGTTGTTGGAAGAGTTCAAAGCCTTCGCGTTCAAAGGGAGCATGATCGATCTGGCGATTGGCGTGATTATTGGGGCGGCGTTTGGGACCATTGTGAAATCGCTGGTTGACAACATTATCATGCCGGTGGTATCCCTGGCGATTCCTAACGCTACGAGTTATGAAGATTTGAAGTGGATTTTATCGACGCAAATGGTCGACGGGAAACCCGTCGAGAAGGCGATTCACTACGGTAGGTTTTTGGCCGACTTGCTGAATTTCATCATTGTCGCCTTCGTGGTGTTCATTTTTCTGAAGAAGCTGATGAGCTGGATCACGCGCTCCAAAGAACAAGCCGCCGCCGCACCGCCACCGCCGACCAAAGATCAGGAATTGTTGGCCGAAATCCGCGATTTGCTGAAGCAGAGGGCCACTTGA
- a CDS encoding BlaI/MecI/CopY family transcriptional regulator, with product MPRMPGKLGHAELEILQIVQEHQPVTVGDVARQVAADTGKARTTVATMVGRLLRKGFLTRKKVDGKFHYSARLSKTELDRGLVQRFVQRTLGGSLSPFVAYLVEKPDDLTAAEVKRLKQLLRELRSIPSHAAQEKSA from the coding sequence ATGCCTCGGATGCCCGGCAAACTTGGTCACGCGGAATTGGAAATTCTGCAAATTGTGCAAGAACATCAGCCCGTCACGGTTGGCGATGTCGCCCGGCAGGTGGCGGCCGACACCGGCAAAGCCCGCACCACCGTGGCCACCATGGTGGGCCGGCTGCTACGCAAAGGCTTTCTCACCCGCAAAAAAGTGGACGGCAAATTTCATTATTCGGCCCGACTCAGTAAAACCGAACTCGATCGCGGCCTCGTGCAGCGATTTGTGCAGCGCACGCTGGGAGGCTCGCTGTCGCCGTTTGTGGCGTACTTGGTGGAAAAGCCAGACGATCTCACAGCGGCCGAAGTGAAACGATTGAAGCAATTGCTCCGCGAACTGCGGTCCATTCCCTCTCACGCCGCTCAGGAGAAATCCGCATGA
- a CDS encoding L-threonylcarbamoyladenylate synthase: MFNPRKTTVHRVSAEQPEAAIIAEAAAVLQRGGLVAFPTETVYGLGASALDANAVEQIFAAKGRPPNNPVIVHVADATAAERLTSKWSDVAARLAARFWPGPLTLVLPKRPEVPDMVTAGGPTVGLRVPAHPVALALLKAADIPIAAPSANRSTRISPTTAVHVLQGLDGRVDLILDGGPTPRGLESTVLDLTVDPPRVLRPGLVTLEQLRTVIGEAAIGDRSTACRQPSVLSPTEPLRSPGMLARHYAPRAKVVCVEAGNESVISKLLAESNGVGWLRLEQLPATQISGVGRIKAVIDMPRDPAGYAARLYAALHELDDAGVEYIVVDLPPTDDTWLAIHDRLRRAAQTE; encoded by the coding sequence ATGTTCAATCCCCGGAAAACCACGGTGCACCGAGTCTCGGCAGAGCAGCCCGAAGCGGCCATCATTGCCGAAGCGGCGGCAGTGTTGCAGCGTGGCGGGTTAGTGGCCTTTCCAACGGAAACCGTTTACGGATTGGGAGCCAGCGCCCTGGATGCAAATGCCGTCGAACAAATTTTTGCGGCGAAGGGCCGGCCGCCGAATAATCCCGTCATTGTGCATGTGGCCGATGCGACGGCAGCAGAACGATTAACGAGCAAATGGTCCGATGTCGCGGCCCGATTGGCTGCACGGTTTTGGCCCGGTCCGTTGACGCTGGTTCTTCCCAAACGGCCCGAAGTGCCCGATATGGTCACGGCTGGCGGGCCAACCGTGGGATTGCGTGTGCCGGCACATCCGGTGGCGCTGGCGCTGCTCAAAGCGGCGGATATTCCGATCGCCGCCCCCAGCGCCAACCGCTCGACGCGCATTTCTCCCACCACAGCGGTACATGTATTACAGGGATTAGATGGCCGGGTGGATTTGATCCTGGATGGCGGGCCAACGCCTCGCGGCTTGGAATCGACCGTGCTGGATCTAACCGTCGATCCGCCCCGAGTGTTGCGGCCGGGCTTGGTGACGTTAGAACAGTTGCGGACAGTCATCGGCGAAGCGGCGATTGGAGATCGCTCCACTGCATGCCGACAACCGTCAGTGCTCTCGCCGACCGAGCCGTTGCGGTCGCCGGGAATGCTGGCGCGGCATTATGCACCGCGGGCCAAAGTGGTGTGTGTCGAAGCGGGAAATGAATCGGTCATTAGCAAATTGCTCGCGGAAAGCAATGGCGTGGGTTGGTTGCGGTTGGAACAACTGCCAGCAACACAAATCAGTGGTGTGGGCCGGATCAAAGCCGTGATCGACATGCCGCGCGATCCGGCCGGTTATGCCGCCCGGTTGTATGCCGCGCTGCATGAATTGGATGACGCGGGAGTAGAGTACATCGTGGTTGATTTACCGCCGACGGACGATACGTGGCTGGCGATTCACGATCGCTTGCGCCGAGCCGCACAAACAGAATGA
- a CDS encoding M12 family metallo-peptidase, translating to MPCRNLFFPRWVHGWPAALIVGCLYYLHSSPGAAAVAIISNRTTEEIKFSVVSAGGETERAHSTAQPAQYKLASGELIPVPLARGVGAKLVSNGIDCPIQADAAYYFAELPSGKIDLDQIGIGDMPQADPRADLPILRPNQSPEAEEAARTITVKIFVDEKEPSKPEVWQRRLRDRVAAASDILERTCGMRLKVIAAGTWDSDSNITKFEEAVDEFNRKADPDEARVAIGFTSQFQITRGRTHLGGTQGPLNRHILLREWSQYVTEPERLELLVHELGHFLGAVHSPEPDSVMRPILGDKQARARKFQIHFDPLNALAMNLVAEQWQQHPPLHSYGELSPQTQARLSVIYSAIAEALPTDPAAAQYLRILGRTVGPPITIGSQ from the coding sequence GTGCCTTGTCGAAATCTGTTTTTCCCGCGGTGGGTCCATGGCTGGCCGGCGGCGTTGATCGTTGGCTGCCTGTACTATTTGCACAGCTCGCCGGGGGCGGCGGCGGTGGCCATTATTAGCAATCGCACGACGGAGGAAATTAAATTTTCTGTCGTGTCGGCCGGCGGCGAGACGGAGCGTGCCCACTCCACTGCCCAGCCCGCGCAGTACAAACTTGCCTCGGGCGAATTAATCCCGGTGCCCCTGGCGCGCGGCGTCGGCGCCAAATTGGTATCCAACGGCATCGACTGCCCGATTCAGGCCGATGCCGCCTATTATTTTGCCGAATTGCCTTCCGGTAAAATCGATTTGGATCAGATCGGCATCGGCGACATGCCCCAGGCCGATCCCAGGGCCGATTTGCCGATTCTTCGACCTAATCAATCGCCGGAAGCGGAAGAAGCCGCCCGCACTATCACCGTCAAAATTTTTGTCGACGAAAAAGAACCGTCCAAGCCGGAGGTTTGGCAGCGGCGATTGCGAGACCGGGTGGCCGCCGCCTCCGACATTTTGGAGCGCACCTGCGGCATGCGGCTCAAAGTAATCGCCGCCGGCACCTGGGACAGCGACAGCAACATCACCAAATTCGAAGAGGCGGTCGATGAGTTCAATCGCAAGGCAGATCCGGACGAGGCCCGTGTGGCGATCGGCTTCACCAGCCAGTTTCAAATCACCCGGGGCCGCACGCATTTGGGCGGCACGCAAGGACCGCTGAACCGACACATTCTATTGCGTGAATGGTCGCAATACGTGACCGAGCCGGAGCGGTTGGAACTGCTGGTACACGAGCTGGGGCACTTTTTGGGGGCCGTGCATAGTCCGGAACCCGACAGCGTGATGCGGCCGATTTTGGGCGACAAGCAAGCCCGGGCTCGAAAATTTCAAATTCATTTCGATCCGCTCAATGCGTTGGCGATGAATTTAGTGGCCGAACAGTGGCAACAGCATCCGCCGCTGCACAGTTACGGCGAATTATCGCCGCAAACCCAAGCTCGACTGAGCGTCATTTATTCCGCCATTGCCGAGGCGCTTCCCACCGACCCTGCGGCGGCGCAGTATTTGCGCATTTTGGGCCGCACGGTGGGACCGCCGATCACGATCGGCTCGCAGTGA